In a genomic window of Gossypium arboreum isolate Shixiya-1 chromosome 9, ASM2569848v2, whole genome shotgun sequence:
- the LOC108450715 gene encoding uncharacterized protein LOC108450715 isoform X1 — translation MGGCLGCYKEPKSDPLMNDTSKGLEVPGQTVRKTCISEDFWTTSACDMDNSAAQSQGSISSISVINQSLDPHGNANSPSEFVNHGLLLWNRTRQQWIGNKKSENRPQKVREPKLSTYGLSMVNPFWPCSWNATYESLLGNNKPFPQPIPLPEMIDFLVDIWEQEGLYD, via the exons ATGGG TGGTTGTCTAGGATGTTATAAGGAGCCTAAATCTGATCCTTTGATGAATGATACATCAAAAGGATTAGAAGTTCCAGGTCAGACGGTGAGGAAAACCTGTATATCTGAAGATTTCTGGACCACTAGCGCTTGCGATATGGATAACAGTGCAGCGCAGTCACAAGGAAGCATCTCGTCAATCAGCGTGATCAATCAGTCTCTAGATCCCCATGGCAATGCCAATAGCCCATCTGAATTCGTAAATCATG GTCTTCTTCTCTGGAATCGAACTAGGCAGCAGTGGATTGGAAACAAGAAGTCTGAAAATCGGCCTCAAAAGGTTCGGGAACCCAAACTGAG CACTTATGGTCTCTCCATGGTTAATCCATTCTGGCCTTGCAGTTGGAATGCGACTTACGAAAGTTTACTTGGAAACAACAAACCATTCCCTCAACCTATTCCTCTCCCT GAAATGATCGATTTTCTGGTCGACATCTGGGAACAGGAAGGATTATATGACTGA
- the LOC108450715 gene encoding uncharacterized protein LOC108450715 isoform X2, whose amino-acid sequence MGGCLGCYKEPKSDPLMNDTSKGLEVPGQTVRKTCISEDFWTTSACDMDNSAAQSQGSISSISVINQSLDPHGNANSPSEFVNHGLLLWNRTRQQWIGNKKSENRPQKVREPKLSWNATYESLLGNNKPFPQPIPLPEMIDFLVDIWEQEGLYD is encoded by the exons ATGGG TGGTTGTCTAGGATGTTATAAGGAGCCTAAATCTGATCCTTTGATGAATGATACATCAAAAGGATTAGAAGTTCCAGGTCAGACGGTGAGGAAAACCTGTATATCTGAAGATTTCTGGACCACTAGCGCTTGCGATATGGATAACAGTGCAGCGCAGTCACAAGGAAGCATCTCGTCAATCAGCGTGATCAATCAGTCTCTAGATCCCCATGGCAATGCCAATAGCCCATCTGAATTCGTAAATCATG GTCTTCTTCTCTGGAATCGAACTAGGCAGCAGTGGATTGGAAACAAGAAGTCTGAAAATCGGCCTCAAAAGGTTCGGGAACCCAAACTGAG TTGGAATGCGACTTACGAAAGTTTACTTGGAAACAACAAACCATTCCCTCAACCTATTCCTCTCCCT GAAATGATCGATTTTCTGGTCGACATCTGGGAACAGGAAGGATTATATGACTGA
- the LOC108450715 gene encoding uncharacterized protein LOC108450715 isoform X3 — protein MNDTSKGLEVPGQTVRKTCISEDFWTTSACDMDNSAAQSQGSISSISVINQSLDPHGNANSPSEFVNHGLLLWNRTRQQWIGNKKSENRPQKVREPKLSTYGLSMVNPFWPCSWNATYESLLGNNKPFPQPIPLPEMIDFLVDIWEQEGLYD, from the exons ATGAATGATACATCAAAAGGATTAGAAGTTCCAGGTCAGACGGTGAGGAAAACCTGTATATCTGAAGATTTCTGGACCACTAGCGCTTGCGATATGGATAACAGTGCAGCGCAGTCACAAGGAAGCATCTCGTCAATCAGCGTGATCAATCAGTCTCTAGATCCCCATGGCAATGCCAATAGCCCATCTGAATTCGTAAATCATG GTCTTCTTCTCTGGAATCGAACTAGGCAGCAGTGGATTGGAAACAAGAAGTCTGAAAATCGGCCTCAAAAGGTTCGGGAACCCAAACTGAG CACTTATGGTCTCTCCATGGTTAATCCATTCTGGCCTTGCAGTTGGAATGCGACTTACGAAAGTTTACTTGGAAACAACAAACCATTCCCTCAACCTATTCCTCTCCCT GAAATGATCGATTTTCTGGTCGACATCTGGGAACAGGAAGGATTATATGACTGA
- the LOC108489888 gene encoding methyl-CpG-binding domain-containing protein 11-like: MESKEEVISVELPAPASWKKMFFPKKVGAPRKTEVMFIAPTGEEINNRKQLEQYLKSHSGNPPIREFDWGTGETPRRSARISGKAKATPTPEKEPLKKRGRKSSSAKKEDEEAEAVPEKPEGEKESEKEDTQATEKETTEGEKGKDTSIDNQVENGSETLEADQTANTDGKIEDVKQEEAVVEENKDAVGVEETSTQMEVQEKPVAASCIDAPIEKPETMTSEANGDVEKENPNQTIPVPEGEVKEKSIQEAAGKCIVEVEDVEVNENGKLEPSVQTDAPQQPGPASVSC; this comes from the exons ATGGAGAGTAAAGAGGAAGTTATTTCTGTTGAGCTTCCAGCACCTGCTTCTTGGAAGAAAAtg TTTTTTCCTAAGAAAGTTGGTGCACCGAGGAAGACAGAGGTCATGTTCATTGCACCAACTGGAGAAGAGATTAATAACCGAAAGCAATTGGAGCAGTATCTAAAATCGCATAGCGGTAATCCTCCGATAAGGGAGTTCGATTGGGGTACCGGTGAGACCCCTAGAAGATCAGCGAGGATCAGTGGAAAGGCCAAGGCTACACCGACCCCAGAGAAGGAACCCCTGAAGAAGCGAGGCCGAAAATCATCCAGTGCAAAGAAGGAAGACGAGGAAGCTGAGGCTGTTCCTGAAAAACCCGAGGGTGAGAAAGAGAGCGAAAAGGAAGATACACAAGCCACCGAGAAGGAAACCACAGaaggtgaaaaaggaaaagaTACTTCCATTGATAATCAGGTTGAGAACGGAAGTGAAACGCTAGAAGCTGATCAAACTGCAAACACGGATGGCAAGATCGAGGACGTCAAGCAAGAAGAAGCTGTCGTTGAAGAAAACAAAGATGCTGTCGGTGTTGAAGAAACCTCGACTCAAATGGAAGTTCAAGAGAAACCTGTAGCAGCTAGTTGTATTGATGCCCCTATAGAAAAGCCAGAAACTATGACATCGGAAGCTAATGGGGATGTAGAGAAAGAGAATCCGAATCAAACAATCCCTGTTCCCGAGGGAGAGGTGAAAGAGAAAAGCATCCAAGAGGCTGCCGGAAAGTGTATCGTTGAGGTAGAGGATGTGGAGGTGAATGAAAATGGTAAGCTTGAACCAAGCGTTCAGACTGATGCCCCACAACAACCCGGACCGGCTTCCGTAAGCTGTTAA
- the LOC108452718 gene encoding pseudo histidine-containing phosphotransfer protein 6-like, whose translation MLGLDADRLRADLNRLLAFLFHQGILDEQYLQLQQLQDESSPNFVSEVVNIYFHESEKLLRNLRSLLMDREFSDYDKMGIHLNQFIGSSSSIGAKRVRNVCVAFRAASDQNNRAGCLRALELLEHEYCILKNKLHELFQIEQQRLLAAGVRYPMLN comes from the exons ATGTTGGGTTTAGATGCCGACCGTTTGCGAGCCGACCTGAACCGTTTGCTCGCTTTCCTCTTTCACCAG GGGATATTAGACGAGCAATACCTACAACTTCAACAGCTTCAAGATGAAAGCTCACCTAACTTCGTATCAGAAGTTGTCAACATCTATTTCCATGAATCCGAGAAGCTCTTGAGGAACCTCAGATCTTTACT GATGGATAGAGAGTTCTCGGATTACGACAAAATGGGAATCCATTTGAATCAGTTCATAGGAAGCAGCTCAAGCATAGGTGCTAAAAGGGTTAGAAATGTTTGTGTCGCCTTCCGTGCCGCTTCCGATCAGAACAATCGTGCTGG GTGCTTGAGAGCTTTAGAGCTCTTAGAACATGAGTATTGTATCCTCAAGAATAAATTGCATGAGCTTTTCCAG aTAGAGCAGCAAAGGCTACTAGCAGCTGGAGTTAGATACCCAATGCTTAACTAA